The following proteins come from a genomic window of Leptospira sanjuanensis:
- a CDS encoding LPD1 domain-containing protein: MTEVKEVVRETLLILKGKKLPDGAQSIHKDLSVWKKFARHDHPWRQIKAAPKTPFHRIHAEKKEDHSSHSAPKNENHPESKDEFHLVTDSVKTSKEPEKDQLQLFTNLSQPKVNPNLKPVFTPGKLRNLGELITEIKNTLIASGLETRAKEFLDLAYKGENDLNKILNLSYRFVKLNSENANKIIRSLVSEKVKETKKTLSEAMLGNDNAKGEHHVQSNAPSFLNSNYLSGVVSELQNESISLSDKNFIERVKTSLERKQIPLTIKTKVNEEITKLENKESSIVLKILRTYISDSLLTYNEKNNPQPIDDDSPVKRSVISSKFRLLADNMEESIQYKESPPISRQNPTRRRAGIAASMNDDAERMRRIQAALYGLAGEVEEGTLPEYLKRIKSKKDIEVILSVSKYLDSYRRIPYSNDLKPLDSKVSVGFHKFFRHSFFEKQNYETSIRSDGQIYWHNLEWILKKGLISKKDYETILNYTLKDRRSENETIYIEDLSKAEELKRIYNLKDNIENCLYAKRADKKSKKSVTIKGEKYELFIKGKSSSNNYSNSSLSMLRLGLDTYEKIQSAGKHLQGLIDKNTGRGPDPKLREIKKLENELIGSKIPGFFPTPKPLAQRLVQEAEISPGMEVLEPSAGKGDLSETILDSSGIKPDTIEYYGPLREILQKKEFNLVGQDFLEFKDKQYDRIIMNPPFEKGQDAIHVQHAYALLKPGGRLVSIMSEGPFFRGDSKSKQFRDWLDKMGGESEPLPEGSFLGSEAFRQTGVNTRIVILDKPKERTSTESSNSHTEGFTQENPNARSEAMRGNDNAKGEHDTIRSEVTDVLPNLERTKTQDSQRIQTIVKESKKLSEHNNVQSFLDSKEKNKEYKDVNKRVPGSRKELAAISKLIKISDLEKLDPVTAERVVKKERVLPPFEYTEYKNKGEDGGLVFLKSKIYESIASKPADSEAARKEYVELLNKVLSPILKSKSTQEILDYANSFSRNTLHNKYGTIIFSQIETYKEEISKPNLSTESLNEITKNYKDSVGKIVPGIETIFDKIQRGEVKELYQIKREIYPLLNKYYYTSIYDENLRVLPSVFGDRLFNILHRSTSAGSEVWNKAVLYNPLDEQTASKLFNDNLEKLKIEKIVRIESFKKAYPTFEDFKSEMGFYSEEKAKKIYEESTTLKNLPTREEWSNNPLYKVRESDWSWAEKKNSSSRKENPNKNILKRSPLGVIIRQNGRSVKSDEISSKALTENWGFGSVQFGHYMNDIASKDHITRFVSSLKDLEDCLEIDLKKAIEKGHLSLAFGARGKPGQAASYESGYKIINITKTKGDGSVAHEFCHFFDHICTGIDRNRSDTHYISINPSGAFEKTVRKINNVIKRNPNGEFSDFYKNGHTLGKKDFKKPNEYFARAFEAYVQDKLEKRNMINTYLVAPNKVTDDVHPILAHEYNMKYPQGEERTRIFEAFDDFISVFKSEFQFAKPFDVNAPRISSIQENLDTISDIVKEKKKKSPIPLLIEES, encoded by the coding sequence ATGACCGAAGTAAAAGAAGTCGTTAGGGAAACCTTGCTAATCCTCAAGGGAAAAAAACTCCCTGATGGCGCGCAATCGATACACAAGGATTTATCTGTTTGGAAGAAGTTTGCAAGACACGATCATCCTTGGAGGCAAATCAAAGCCGCTCCAAAGACTCCTTTTCATAGAATACACGCAGAAAAAAAAGAGGATCATTCTTCGCATAGCGCACCTAAAAATGAAAATCATCCAGAAAGTAAGGATGAATTTCATCTTGTTACGGATTCGGTAAAAACTTCAAAAGAACCTGAAAAAGACCAACTCCAACTTTTTACTAATCTTTCACAACCAAAGGTTAATCCAAATCTGAAGCCGGTTTTTACTCCGGGGAAATTACGCAATCTTGGGGAGCTTATAACCGAGATCAAAAATACACTCATCGCCTCCGGTCTTGAGACAAGGGCAAAAGAATTTTTGGATCTTGCTTACAAGGGTGAAAACGACCTGAATAAAATCCTAAATCTTTCCTACCGTTTTGTAAAACTAAACTCAGAGAATGCAAATAAGATCATACGATCCCTTGTTTCTGAAAAAGTAAAAGAAACAAAAAAGACTCTATCCGAGGCAATGCTTGGAAACGACAACGCAAAAGGCGAACATCATGTTCAATCAAATGCACCAAGTTTTTTAAATTCAAACTATCTTTCCGGCGTCGTATCAGAACTACAAAATGAAAGTATTTCTCTTTCAGACAAAAACTTTATTGAGAGAGTAAAAACCTCCCTAGAACGAAAACAAATACCTCTTACTATAAAAACAAAGGTTAATGAAGAGATAACAAAACTCGAAAATAAAGAATCCTCGATTGTTCTTAAAATTCTTCGAACCTATATAAGCGATTCTCTTCTTACATATAACGAAAAAAACAATCCCCAGCCGATTGATGACGACTCTCCGGTCAAAAGGTCGGTAATTTCTTCAAAGTTTAGACTCCTTGCTGATAATATGGAAGAGTCGATCCAGTACAAAGAAAGCCCTCCGATCTCAAGACAGAATCCAACACGAAGACGAGCAGGGATCGCGGCTTCTATGAACGATGATGCTGAACGAATGCGTAGAATACAAGCTGCGCTCTATGGTCTTGCAGGTGAGGTAGAGGAGGGGACTTTACCAGAATATCTAAAACGGATTAAAAGTAAAAAAGATATAGAAGTGATTTTGTCGGTTTCAAAATATCTAGACAGTTATCGAAGAATACCATATTCAAATGATTTGAAACCATTAGATTCTAAAGTCTCTGTTGGGTTTCATAAATTTTTTAGGCATTCCTTTTTTGAAAAGCAAAATTACGAAACTTCAATTCGATCAGATGGCCAGATTTATTGGCATAATTTAGAATGGATTTTGAAGAAAGGTTTAATTTCAAAAAAAGATTACGAAACTATTCTGAATTATACTTTAAAAGACAGAAGATCTGAAAATGAAACGATTTACATTGAAGATCTTAGTAAGGCCGAAGAGCTTAAACGAATTTATAATCTAAAAGACAATATAGAAAATTGTCTATATGCAAAGCGAGCTGATAAGAAATCTAAAAAATCGGTCACTATTAAAGGTGAAAAATACGAACTATTCATTAAAGGAAAAAGCTCTTCAAATAACTATAGCAATAGTTCTCTTAGTATGCTTCGTCTTGGATTGGACACCTACGAGAAAATCCAATCAGCAGGAAAACATTTACAAGGACTCATTGATAAAAATACAGGGCGCGGCCCAGATCCGAAATTAAGAGAAATCAAAAAACTTGAAAATGAGCTTATCGGAAGTAAGATCCCAGGATTTTTTCCAACACCGAAACCATTAGCTCAAAGACTAGTTCAAGAAGCTGAAATCTCTCCAGGAATGGAAGTCTTAGAGCCTTCCGCCGGAAAGGGTGATTTATCAGAAACCATCTTGGATTCAAGTGGTATAAAACCCGACACAATCGAATATTACGGTCCTTTACGTGAGATTTTACAAAAGAAAGAATTCAATCTTGTCGGTCAGGATTTTCTCGAATTCAAAGATAAACAATATGACCGAATCATTATGAATCCTCCCTTCGAAAAGGGGCAGGATGCAATTCATGTTCAACATGCGTATGCTCTATTGAAACCCGGTGGCCGTCTCGTAAGTATCATGTCCGAGGGGCCGTTTTTCCGGGGAGATTCAAAATCAAAACAATTTAGAGATTGGCTGGATAAGATGGGAGGAGAATCGGAACCCCTCCCTGAAGGCTCATTTTTAGGAAGTGAAGCGTTTCGCCAAACGGGAGTCAATACTCGAATAGTAATACTTGATAAACCGAAAGAAAGAACATCTACCGAATCTTCAAACTCTCATACAGAAGGTTTTACTCAAGAAAATCCAAACGCAAGATCGGAAGCAATGCGTGGAAATGACAACGCAAAAGGAGAGCATGATACAATTCGGTCTGAAGTAACCGATGTCCTACCAAATCTTGAAAGAACTAAAACGCAAGATTCGCAAAGAATTCAAACGATCGTCAAAGAATCAAAAAAGTTAAGTGAGCATAATAACGTTCAATCGTTTCTTGATTCTAAGGAAAAAAATAAAGAATATAAAGACGTAAATAAAAGAGTTCCAGGTTCTCGTAAAGAATTAGCCGCAATTTCAAAACTCATAAAAATATCAGACCTTGAAAAACTCGATCCAGTCACGGCAGAACGTGTTGTTAAAAAAGAAAGAGTTCTACCTCCATTTGAATATACGGAATACAAAAATAAAGGCGAGGACGGCGGACTCGTTTTTCTAAAATCAAAAATATACGAATCCATTGCGTCAAAGCCCGCCGATTCCGAAGCCGCGAGAAAAGAATATGTGGAATTATTGAATAAAGTTCTCAGTCCAATTCTAAAATCTAAATCGACTCAAGAAATCTTAGACTACGCAAACTCATTTTCACGGAATACGCTTCACAATAAATATGGAACAATTATCTTTTCACAAATTGAAACGTATAAAGAAGAGATTTCTAAACCTAATTTATCCACTGAATCTTTAAATGAAATCACCAAGAATTACAAGGATAGTGTCGGAAAAATTGTTCCTGGAATTGAAACTATTTTTGATAAGATTCAGCGCGGTGAAGTTAAAGAATTATATCAAATCAAAAGAGAGATATATCCTCTATTAAACAAATACTATTATACTAGCATTTATGATGAGAATTTAAGAGTTTTACCAAGCGTTTTTGGAGATAGGCTATTTAATATTTTGCATCGAAGCACTTCAGCGGGTTCCGAAGTTTGGAACAAAGCCGTTCTTTATAACCCGCTCGATGAACAGACGGCTTCTAAGTTATTTAACGATAATCTTGAGAAATTGAAAATAGAAAAAATTGTAAGAATAGAAAGTTTCAAAAAAGCCTATCCAACATTTGAAGATTTTAAATCTGAAATGGGATTTTATAGCGAAGAAAAAGCTAAAAAAATATACGAAGAAAGTACGACTCTAAAGAATTTACCTACTCGAGAAGAATGGTCCAATAATCCTCTTTATAAAGTAAGGGAGTCTGATTGGTCTTGGGCGGAGAAGAAGAATTCAAGTAGTAGAAAAGAAAATCCAAATAAGAATATTTTAAAACGATCCCCTCTCGGAGTTATCATACGACAAAACGGAAGATCCGTTAAATCCGATGAAATATCCAGCAAAGCACTGACTGAAAATTGGGGATTTGGTTCCGTACAATTTGGACACTATATGAATGATATAGCGTCAAAAGACCATATCACTCGATTTGTATCCTCTCTCAAGGATCTTGAAGACTGTTTAGAAATTGATCTAAAAAAGGCTATTGAAAAAGGACATCTCAGTCTTGCTTTCGGGGCGCGAGGTAAACCAGGACAAGCCGCGAGCTACGAATCTGGTTATAAAATTATAAATATTACGAAAACGAAAGGGGACGGGTCGGTCGCTCACGAATTCTGTCACTTTTTCGATCATATCTGTACTGGTATCGATAGGAATCGATCCGATACTCATTATATTTCAATCAATCCATCTGGAGCGTTTGAGAAAACCGTTAGAAAAATCAATAACGTAATTAAAAGAAATCCGAATGGGGAATTCTCTGACTTTTACAAAAACGGTCACACGCTTGGGAAAAAAGATTTCAAAAAACCGAATGAATACTTTGCTCGCGCCTTTGAAGCGTATGTTCAAGATAAGCTTGAAAAAAGAAATATGATAAATACCTACTTAGTCGCACCGAACAAAGTCACAGATGATGTACACCCTATTTTAGCTCACGAATACAATATGAAATACCCACAAGGAGAGGAGCGAACCCGAATTTTCGAGGCATTCGATGATTTCATAAGTGTGTTTAAAAGTGAGTTTCAATTCGCAAAGCCTTTTGACGTAAATGCGCCTAGAATATCTTCGATTCAAGAAAACTTGGATACGATTAGCGATATTGTAAAAGAGAAGAAAAAGAAATCTCCGATTCCGCTTTTAATTGAAGAATCTTGA
- a CDS encoding capsid protein, whose amino-acid sequence MGPHSFEQLVEIKKAFEANTAQNGASPFIDFNSSGAVLSMQSLDKVFVATVSTDKDFKFLKETPRRNINQVIAEYNRNKSHGGGWYNSSYIGQSDEPTYRDAVFERLYNEVNYIAEGFSYNKVVDTVNNSQDPELAQSNAALKRGMESQMRRIWFGKKDLNKLEQDGFETQIKALGKDYFTDCRGSLPAVDQMKYYSSQIRTRHFGLTNYAKMHPATKALYDQTYDRSGNGIVIQNNNQTPGSTTMSNVVSGVADSNAKDGVIFFDDDIWMDRHEWGVPLRRDQYGHWVEGPTSDTQSPAMPSFNISVLNSVPGSLFTGSYVGDYKYRVCAGDLKNWSGASSAQSISIPLNGASELTITPGVGGVPETRYAIFRETGPNSGLIRYMREVKKNTSGPTTIVQDLNEDLPGTTIMVMGDFNSKSSSDDTRTLILSELLGFTKTLFPYGAGGVVRSRLGVVENYSVLQILAEEKFRVFTNVPVRI is encoded by the coding sequence GTGGGTCCACACAGCTTTGAACAACTAGTAGAAATTAAAAAAGCATTTGAGGCAAACACCGCACAAAACGGAGCCTCACCCTTTATCGACTTCAATTCTTCGGGTGCTGTTCTCTCGATGCAATCACTTGACAAAGTTTTTGTCGCAACGGTTTCGACTGACAAGGACTTCAAGTTTCTAAAAGAAACTCCAAGAAGAAACATCAATCAGGTCATTGCGGAATACAATCGAAACAAGTCACACGGTGGCGGTTGGTACAACTCTTCGTATATTGGTCAGTCCGACGAACCGACATACAGAGACGCGGTATTCGAAAGACTTTACAACGAAGTCAACTATATCGCGGAAGGCTTCTCATACAACAAAGTCGTAGATACGGTAAATAATTCTCAAGATCCAGAACTAGCACAGTCAAACGCCGCGCTTAAAAGAGGTATGGAGTCTCAGATGCGCCGGATTTGGTTTGGGAAAAAAGATCTAAACAAACTCGAACAGGACGGTTTTGAAACTCAGATTAAAGCGTTAGGGAAAGATTATTTTACGGATTGTCGCGGATCACTGCCTGCGGTCGATCAGATGAAATACTATTCCTCTCAAATTCGTACGCGTCACTTCGGTCTTACCAATTATGCTAAAATGCACCCGGCTACCAAAGCTCTTTACGACCAAACCTATGATCGTTCAGGCAACGGAATTGTAATTCAGAATAACAACCAGACTCCGGGTTCTACAACGATGTCGAACGTCGTGAGTGGGGTCGCTGATTCCAACGCAAAAGACGGGGTTATCTTTTTTGACGATGACATTTGGATGGATCGTCACGAATGGGGAGTGCCTCTAAGAAGAGATCAATACGGTCATTGGGTAGAAGGTCCGACCTCCGATACACAATCACCGGCGATGCCTTCGTTTAACATTTCTGTACTGAATTCAGTTCCTGGTTCTTTGTTCACAGGTTCCTATGTCGGTGATTACAAATACAGAGTTTGTGCGGGGGATCTAAAGAACTGGTCGGGCGCAAGTTCAGCACAAAGTATTTCGATTCCTTTAAACGGAGCATCCGAACTCACCATAACTCCGGGCGTGGGTGGGGTTCCTGAGACGCGTTACGCGATCTTTAGAGAAACAGGACCAAACTCCGGGCTTATCCGTTACATGAGAGAGGTGAAGAAAAATACTTCGGGTCCGACGACGATCGTTCAGGATCTTAACGAAGATCTTCCCGGAACAACGATTATGGTCATGGGAGACTTTAACTCAAAGTCCTCCTCAGATGATACGAGAACTTTGATTCTTTCCGAACTTCTTGGATTTACAAAAACTCTTTTTCCTTACGGTGCAGGGGGAGTGGTACGTTCCCGTCTTGGAGTCGTTGAGAATTACAGCGTTCTTCAGATTTTAGCGGAAGAGAAATTTAGGGTTTTCACTAACGTTCCTGTGAGAATCTAA